The Palaemon carinicauda isolate YSFRI2023 chromosome 37, ASM3689809v2, whole genome shotgun sequence genome contains a region encoding:
- the LOC137629256 gene encoding uncharacterized protein, whose translation MPLMWNQRTSHLLGQNINLSKGILASNFKKLKRNPEHLSMVDDVIQEQIEMGIIERIPNVEKFLEKHPEASFLAHMPIFRPDKETTKCRVVFMSNLGESVDGRPLTVTHNQAMHPGPNLNQKLSTAFMNLRFGSKLLCYDIKKAFNQVALTEEDQSRLLFFWYRNVSKHDFTLVAYKNIRLSFGLRCSPTILMLSLYYILVVDDCDPNLTDVKRLLYQLLYMDNGAYTCSSGGKLNEVY comes from the coding sequence ATGCCATTAATGTGGAACCAGAGGACATCTCATTTGTTGGGGCAAAACATCAATTTGAGTAAGGGAATACTAGCTTCTAATTTTAAGAAGTTGAAAAGAAACCCTGAACACCTAAGTATGGTTGATGATGTTATTCAAGAACAAATAGAAATGGGCATAATTGAAAGAATTCCAAATGTGGAAAAATTCCTTGAAAAGCATCCTGAGGCTAGCTTCCTAGCTCACATGCCAATCTTTAGACCTGATAAGGAAACCACAAAGTGTCGAGTTGTGTTCATGTCAAACTTAGGTGAAAGTGTAGACGGTAGACCTCTGACAGTTACTCACAATCAAGCCATGCACCCTGGTCCTAATTTGAATCAGAAGTTGAGTACTGCATTTATGAATTTAAGGTTTGGCTCTAAATTGCTCTGTTATGACATCAAAAAGGCCTTTAATCAGGTTGCCTTAACTGAGGAAGATCAAAGCAGGTTGCTATTTTTTTGGTATAGAAATGTGTCGAAACATGACTTTACATTGGTAGCATAtaagaatataagattaagttttggACTACGTTGTAGTCCAACGATACTGATGTTGTCATTGTATTATATATTAGTTGTTGATGATTGTGATCCTAATTTGACTGATGTTAAGAGGCTTTTGTATCAGTTGTTGTATATGGACAATGGAGCATATACTTGCAGTTCAGGGGGAAAGTTGAATGAAGTTTACTAA
- the LOC137629255 gene encoding uncharacterized protein — translation MEMYCKSGINNPADCITRPVSRKVLSRTNYYCGPNYEQFEETKVQEEVLRFRLPSRPVQEFGVSVTQAAENLVTDHLVPVDRFSNLTKIVKVHAKVLMVCYDMSVSEFLRAFMIHLFEFGLPQLVISDLGTQIVAAGNKITDFLNDPETDEYFKENGINKIKFEGYFKRCSSLGSLVETSVKMTKQMINKSIRTNILEVRDFEFLICQVRSLINNRPIAFKESLRDQDLHALSPITPEMLLRGYEIVTVNLIPELQPLPELDEYSDHTSPSDLLKDKYTKIRNVRHRLFDLYQSEFMSTLLSQAIDTKDRYKPCKHDKIGVGDIVLIKDANVKPVNFPMGIVKQIITNNEGETTGAELTKRHVSCLIPLLLFVIVI, via the exons atggaaatgtattgTAAATCAG GTATCAACAATCCTGCAGATTGTATTACTCGTCCGGTTTCCAGGAAGGTTTTGTCCCGTACTAACTATTATTGTGGTCCAAATTATGAGCAGTTTGAAGAAACAAAGGTTCAGGAAGAGGTGTTAAGGTTCAGATTACCTAGCAGGCCGGTTCAAGAATTTGGCGTTTCTGTTACCCAAGCAGCAGAAAACCTAGTAACAGATCATTTGGTTCCAGTGGATAGATTTTCTAACTTGACTAAAATAGTAAAAGTACATGCTAAAGTTTTAATG GTATGTTATGATATGTCCGTATCAGAATTTTTAAGGGCATTTATGATACATTTATTTGAGTTTGGATTACCCCAGTTAGTTATAAGTGATTTGGGGACTCAGATTGTAGCCGCTggaaataaaataactgattttctTAACGATCCGGAGACGGACGAGTATTTCAAGGAGAATGGCATTAATAAGATTAAGTTTGAGGGTTACTTTAAAAGGTGTAGTTCCCTTGGCTCCCTGGTTGAAACTTCAgtaaaaatgacaaaacaaatgataaataagaGCATCAGGACTAATATTCTTGAAGtgagagattttgaatttttgatATGTCAAGTTAGAAGTTTGATTAATAATAGACCCATTGCATTTAAGGAATCTTTGAGAGATCAGGACCTTCATGCACTAAGTCCCATAACTCCAGAGATGCTGCTTAGAGGCTATGAAATTGTGACTGTAAATTTGATCCCAGAATTACAACCCTTGCCTGAGTTGGATGAATATTCAGACCATACGTCCCCGTCTGATTTGTTGAAGGATAAATATACCAAAATTAGGAATGTTAGGCATAGACTGTTTGACTTATATCAGAGTGAGTTTATGTCTACTTTGTTGAGTCAGGCAATAGACACCAAAGACAGATATAAACCCTGCAAGCATGATAAAATAGGTGTTGGTGATATAGTGCTTATAAAAGATGCTAATGTTAAGCCTGTAAACTTTCCAATGGGAATTGTTAAGCAGATAATCACCAATAATGAAGGAGAGACAACTGGTGCGGAATTAACTAAAAGACATGTGAGTTGCCTGATAcctttattgttatttgttattgttatttga